From Actinopolyspora lacussalsi, a single genomic window includes:
- a CDS encoding leucyl-tRNA synthetase (product_source=KO:K01869; cath_funfam=1.10.730.10,3.40.50.620,3.90.740.10; cog=COG0495; ko=KO:K01869; pfam=PF08264,PF09334,PF13603; superfamily=47323,52374; tigrfam=TIGR00396) has protein sequence MSGAERNSQGTDGAGDDTPPFRYTAGIAGDIERDWQRRWEELGSYHAANPVGPLRGQDAASEKLFVQDMFPYPSGSGLHVGHPLGFIGSDVYARYHRMLGRNVLHTMGFDAFGLPAEQYAVQTGTHPRTTTENNIERYLTQIRRLGLGHDERRRVATTDIEFYKWTQWIFLQIFHAWYDTEADQGRGRARPISELEAEFASGERTTPDGTPWEELGRDRQREIIDSYRLAYLSEAPVNWCPGLGTVVANEEVTADGLSERGNFPVFRRNLKQWMMRITAYADRLVDDLDRLEWPDKVKTMQRNWIGRSRGAEVHFALEGRDETIEVFTTRPDTLFGATYMVLAPEHPLVDEILAAPEKFGEWPADTDQRWTGGYSGPAEAVAEYRRFAATKSELDRQENKDKTGVFTGLRAVNPVNGELVPVFAADYVLLAYGTGAIMAVPAQDQRDWEFASEFGLPIVRTVEPPADFEGEAYTGDGPAINSASEATGLTLNGLSVEEAKTKVVSWMEQHGHGSGSVQYKLRDWLFARQRYWGEPFPIVYDEDGNPRGLPEDQLPVELPEVADYSPRTYDSEDADSQPEPPLSKASDWAEVELDLGDGLKHYHRDTNVMPQWAGSCWYQLRYIDPDNDERFVDPENERYWMGPRPDRHGANDPGGLDLYVGGVEHAVLHLLYARFWQKVLYDLGHVSAEEPYRRLYNQGYIQAYAYTDSRGVYVPAEEVVEQDGKYFYNGEEVNREYGKMGKSLKNSVSPEEMADAYGVDTLRLYEMSMGPLDASRPWATKDVVGSHRFLQRLWRNVVDERTGEVRVTDEEPDVELLRALHKTIAGVREDYDGLQFNTAVAKLIELNNRVTKAYSGAAGPPRAVMEPMVLLVAPLTPHLAEELWSRLGNERSLVHGPFPVADEEYLVDDTVEYPIQFNGKVRSRITVSTSAEQDEIRAAALADSRVVELLGGGEPRKVIVVPGRLVNVVG, from the coding sequence ATGAGTGGCGCGGAACGGAACTCACAGGGCACGGACGGTGCGGGCGACGACACGCCCCCCTTCCGGTACACCGCGGGCATCGCGGGCGACATCGAGCGGGACTGGCAGCGGCGCTGGGAGGAGCTCGGCAGCTACCACGCCGCGAACCCGGTGGGACCGTTGCGTGGGCAGGACGCCGCATCCGAGAAGCTGTTCGTGCAGGACATGTTCCCCTACCCCTCGGGTTCCGGCCTGCACGTGGGGCACCCGCTCGGGTTCATCGGCAGTGACGTCTACGCCCGCTACCACCGGATGCTGGGGCGCAACGTGCTGCACACGATGGGATTCGACGCCTTCGGGCTGCCCGCCGAGCAGTACGCGGTGCAGACCGGCACCCACCCGCGGACCACGACCGAGAACAACATCGAGCGCTACCTCACGCAGATCCGCAGGCTCGGCCTCGGTCACGACGAGCGGCGCCGTGTCGCCACCACCGACATCGAGTTCTACAAGTGGACGCAGTGGATCTTCCTGCAGATCTTCCACGCCTGGTACGACACCGAGGCCGACCAGGGCAGGGGGCGTGCCCGCCCGATCAGCGAGCTCGAAGCGGAGTTCGCCTCCGGTGAGCGGACCACGCCGGACGGCACCCCGTGGGAGGAACTGGGGCGCGATCGGCAGCGCGAGATCATCGACTCCTACCGGCTGGCCTACCTCTCCGAGGCCCCGGTGAACTGGTGTCCCGGCCTGGGGACCGTGGTCGCCAACGAGGAGGTCACCGCGGACGGACTCAGCGAACGCGGCAACTTCCCGGTGTTCCGGCGCAACCTCAAGCAGTGGATGATGCGGATCACCGCCTACGCCGACCGGCTCGTCGACGACCTGGACCGCCTGGAGTGGCCGGACAAGGTCAAGACCATGCAGCGCAACTGGATCGGCCGCTCCCGGGGCGCGGAGGTGCACTTCGCGCTGGAGGGTCGTGACGAGACGATCGAGGTGTTCACCACCAGGCCGGACACCCTGTTCGGCGCCACCTACATGGTGCTCGCCCCGGAGCACCCGCTGGTCGACGAGATCCTCGCTGCCCCCGAGAAGTTCGGCGAGTGGCCCGCGGACACCGATCAACGCTGGACCGGCGGCTACTCGGGCCCCGCCGAGGCGGTGGCGGAGTACCGCCGGTTCGCCGCGACGAAGTCCGAGCTGGACCGGCAGGAGAACAAGGACAAGACCGGGGTCTTCACCGGGCTGCGCGCGGTCAACCCGGTCAACGGCGAGCTCGTTCCGGTGTTCGCCGCCGACTACGTGCTGCTGGCCTACGGAACCGGCGCGATCATGGCGGTTCCCGCGCAGGACCAGCGGGACTGGGAGTTCGCCTCCGAGTTCGGACTGCCCATCGTGCGCACCGTCGAACCCCCGGCCGACTTCGAGGGCGAGGCCTACACCGGTGACGGACCCGCGATCAACTCCGCCTCGGAGGCCACGGGGCTGACCCTGAACGGCCTCTCGGTCGAGGAAGCCAAGACCAAGGTCGTCTCCTGGATGGAGCAGCACGGTCACGGCAGCGGCAGCGTGCAGTACAAGCTGCGCGACTGGCTGTTCGCGCGGCAGCGCTACTGGGGCGAGCCGTTCCCGATCGTCTACGACGAGGACGGCAACCCGAGGGGCCTGCCGGAGGACCAGCTGCCGGTGGAGCTGCCCGAGGTGGCCGATTACTCCCCGCGCACCTACGACTCCGAGGACGCGGACAGCCAACCCGAACCGCCGCTGTCCAAGGCGTCCGACTGGGCCGAGGTGGAACTGGATCTCGGCGACGGGCTCAAGCACTACCACCGCGACACCAACGTGATGCCGCAGTGGGCGGGGTCCTGCTGGTACCAGCTGCGCTACATCGATCCCGACAACGACGAGCGGTTCGTCGATCCGGAGAACGAGCGGTACTGGATGGGGCCGCGCCCCGACCGGCACGGCGCGAACGATCCGGGCGGGCTGGATCTCTACGTCGGCGGTGTGGAGCACGCGGTGCTGCACCTGCTGTACGCGCGGTTCTGGCAGAAGGTGCTCTACGACCTGGGGCACGTCTCGGCCGAGGAGCCGTACCGCAGGCTGTACAACCAGGGCTACATCCAGGCCTACGCCTACACCGACTCGCGCGGTGTCTACGTGCCCGCCGAGGAGGTCGTCGAGCAGGACGGCAAGTACTTCTACAACGGCGAGGAGGTCAACCGCGAGTACGGCAAGATGGGCAAGAGCCTCAAGAACTCGGTCTCGCCCGAGGAGATGGCCGACGCCTACGGCGTGGACACGCTGCGGCTCTACGAGATGTCCATGGGGCCGTTGGACGCCTCGCGGCCGTGGGCGACCAAGGACGTGGTCGGTTCGCACCGCTTCCTGCAGCGGTTGTGGCGCAACGTCGTCGACGAGCGGACCGGCGAGGTGCGGGTCACCGACGAGGAACCCGACGTCGAGCTGCTGCGTGCGCTGCACAAGACCATCGCCGGGGTGCGCGAGGACTACGACGGGCTGCAGTTCAACACCGCGGTGGCCAAGCTGATCGAGCTGAACAACCGGGTGACCAAGGCGTACTCGGGTGCCGCCGGTCCGCCGCGCGCGGTGATGGAGCCGATGGTGCTGCTGGTGGCTCCGTTGACGCCGCACCTGGCCGAGGAGCTGTGGTCGCGGTTGGGGAACGAGCGGAGCCTGGTGCATGGGCCGTTCCCGGTGGCCGACGAGGAGTACCTGGTCGATGACACGGTCGAGTACCCGATTCAGTTCAACGGCAAGGTTCGTTCCCGGATCACCGTGTCGACTTCGGCCGAGCAGGACGAGATCCGCGCTGCCGCGTTGGCCGACAGCAGGGTCGTGGAGCTGTTGGGCGGTGGTGAGCCGCGCAAGGTGATCGTGGTGCCCGGGCGGCTGGTCAACGTGGTCGGCTGA
- a CDS encoding hypothetical protein (product_source=Hypo-rule applied; pfam=PF13630; transmembrane_helix_parts=Outside_1_4,TMhelix_5_27,Inside_28_59,TMhelix_60_82,Outside_83_86,TMhelix_87_109,Inside_110_176) codes for MALASLIIVCAVVIVAGLAALVLGWRGLRGTLPRNRYVGVRTPAALRDDETFRLANRVAAPPILAGGTIAVVVGCCLAALGGTGTGWLITGIGVLGALVLIVAGGVLGGRAAAAVPETAHAASGCAACSSAPAGNMSEPSGGGCAAAGLCSAAGGCFAATAPGASGNEGTAEPDGR; via the coding sequence GTGGCACTTGCATCGCTGATCATCGTGTGTGCCGTCGTGATCGTCGCCGGTCTCGCCGCGCTGGTTCTGGGGTGGCGCGGGTTGCGCGGCACGCTGCCGCGCAACCGGTACGTGGGGGTGCGAACCCCGGCGGCGCTGCGTGACGACGAGACGTTCCGCCTGGCCAACCGGGTGGCCGCTCCGCCGATCCTCGCCGGCGGCACGATCGCCGTGGTGGTGGGCTGCTGCCTGGCCGCGCTGGGCGGCACCGGCACGGGATGGCTGATCACGGGAATCGGCGTGCTCGGCGCGCTGGTGCTGATCGTGGCCGGTGGCGTGCTCGGTGGGCGAGCGGCAGCGGCGGTGCCCGAGACCGCCCACGCGGCTTCCGGTTGTGCCGCCTGCTCCTCGGCCCCCGCGGGGAACATGTCCGAGCCGAGCGGTGGTGGCTGCGCCGCGGCGGGACTGTGCTCGGCGGCGGGAGGATGCTTCGCCGCCACGGCTCCGGGAGCGAGCGGGAACGAGGGCACGGCCGAGCCGGACGGCCGGTGA
- a CDS encoding putative transcriptional regulator (product_source=KO:K07735; cog=COG1678; ko=KO:K07735; pfam=PF02622; superfamily=143456), translating into MGSDADVKPGTLLVAAPTLQDDNFSRAVVFVIHHHDEGTLGVVLNRPSEIPVHDVLPKWGELASEPQSLFVGGPVEQRTAICLAALRTGVDAGEFSNIVGVNGPVGLVDLDSDPDELAGQARGMRFFAGYAGWGKQQLTGEIDRGDWHVFPALPEDVIAPPDENLWARVLRRQGPPLAFLATHPGDVQLN; encoded by the coding sequence GTGGGATCCGACGCGGATGTGAAACCGGGGACGCTGCTGGTGGCGGCGCCCACGCTGCAGGACGACAACTTCAGCCGTGCGGTGGTCTTCGTCATTCACCACCACGACGAGGGCACGCTCGGCGTGGTGCTCAACCGGCCCAGCGAGATACCGGTGCACGACGTGCTGCCCAAGTGGGGCGAGCTGGCGAGCGAACCCCAGTCGCTGTTCGTCGGCGGGCCCGTCGAGCAGCGCACCGCGATCTGCCTCGCCGCGCTGCGAACCGGGGTCGACGCCGGGGAGTTCAGCAACATCGTCGGTGTGAACGGGCCGGTAGGGCTGGTGGATCTGGACAGCGACCCTGACGAGCTGGCCGGTCAGGCGCGCGGGATGCGGTTCTTCGCGGGCTACGCGGGCTGGGGCAAGCAGCAGCTGACGGGCGAGATCGACCGGGGTGACTGGCACGTGTTCCCGGCACTGCCGGAAGACGTGATCGCGCCGCCCGACGAGAACCTGTGGGCCAGGGTGCTGCGCAGGCAGGGGCCGCCACTGGCTTTCCTGGCCACCCATCCGGGGGACGTACAGCTCAACTGA
- a CDS encoding poly(A) polymerase (product_source=KO:K00970; cath_funfam=1.10.3090.10,3.30.460.10; cog=COG0617; ko=KO:K00970; pfam=PF01743,PF01966,PF12627; smart=SM00471; superfamily=81301,81891; tigrfam=TIGR02692) — MSPSVFDAAGSHDSAARTDDPEVTAVRTAQHNVVRELSRLVPTARELAERFAAEGLSLYIVGGSVRDVLLERFGGDLDFTTDARPERVRGLLDDWAETVWDTGIEFGTLGAYRRGVTVEITTFRADTYDRTSRNPEVVFGDSISGDLLRRDFTVNAMAVEPISGEFVDPHGGMRDAVRQRLDTPAPPEESFADDPLRMLRAARFAAQLGFEPAERVLDAMRRMAAEIERITPERIQAELSKLLCGTYPRRGIELLVDTGLAEHVLPELPAMRLEIDEHHQHKDVYYHSLVVLDQAIDLERAEDPDGEPDLVLRLAALLHDIGKPATRRFEPGGGVSFHHHEVVGAKMARKRLRALRYSKEVVSDVSDLVYLHLRFHGYGEGNWTDSAVRRYVNDAGHLLRRLHKLVRADCTTRNKRKARALQRSYDDLEARIQRIAEEEDLARVRPDLDGNEIIRLLGISPGPLVGQAWRHLKEVRLDQGPLEREDAVAELHRWAREQGVEPPEQ; from the coding sequence GTGTCCCCTTCCGTTTTCGACGCCGCGGGTTCCCACGACTCCGCCGCGCGGACCGACGATCCCGAAGTGACCGCCGTGCGGACGGCGCAGCACAACGTGGTGCGGGAGTTGTCGCGACTGGTGCCGACCGCTCGGGAACTGGCCGAACGGTTCGCGGCCGAGGGGCTTTCCCTCTACATCGTGGGCGGCAGCGTGCGCGACGTGCTGCTGGAACGGTTCGGCGGGGATCTCGACTTCACCACCGACGCGCGGCCGGAGCGGGTGCGCGGACTGCTGGACGACTGGGCCGAGACGGTGTGGGACACCGGTATCGAGTTCGGCACCCTGGGGGCCTACCGGCGCGGCGTGACCGTGGAGATCACGACCTTCCGGGCCGACACCTACGACCGCACCAGCCGCAATCCCGAGGTCGTCTTCGGCGACTCCATCTCCGGTGACCTGCTGCGCAGGGACTTCACGGTCAACGCGATGGCGGTGGAACCGATCTCCGGGGAGTTCGTCGATCCGCACGGCGGGATGCGCGACGCGGTCCGGCAGCGGCTGGACACCCCCGCCCCACCGGAGGAGTCCTTCGCCGACGACCCGCTGCGGATGTTGCGTGCCGCCCGGTTCGCGGCGCAGCTGGGGTTCGAGCCCGCCGAACGGGTGCTGGACGCGATGCGCCGGATGGCAGCCGAGATCGAGCGCATCACTCCGGAACGGATACAGGCTGAGCTTTCCAAGCTGCTCTGCGGCACCTACCCCCGCCGCGGCATCGAACTGCTGGTCGACACCGGTCTGGCCGAGCACGTGCTGCCCGAGCTGCCCGCGATGCGGCTGGAGATCGACGAGCACCACCAGCACAAGGACGTTTATTACCACTCACTGGTAGTACTGGATCAAGCCATCGACCTGGAGCGGGCCGAGGACCCCGATGGCGAGCCGGATCTGGTGCTGCGGTTGGCCGCGTTGCTGCACGACATCGGCAAACCGGCCACCCGGCGCTTCGAGCCGGGCGGCGGGGTGAGTTTTCACCACCACGAGGTCGTCGGCGCCAAGATGGCCCGCAAGCGGCTTCGTGCGCTGCGGTACTCCAAGGAAGTCGTTTCCGACGTCTCCGATCTCGTGTACCTGCACCTCCGATTCCACGGTTACGGCGAGGGAAACTGGACCGATTCGGCGGTGCGTCGCTACGTCAACGACGCGGGGCATCTGCTGCGGCGGCTGCACAAGCTGGTCCGCGCCGACTGCACCACCCGCAACAAGCGCAAGGCGCGGGCGCTGCAGCGCTCCTACGACGACCTGGAGGCCCGCATCCAGCGCATCGCCGAGGAGGAGGACCTGGCGCGGGTCCGCCCGGACCTGGACGGCAACGAGATCATCCGGTTGTTGGGGATCAGCCCGGGGCCGCTCGTCGGTCAGGCGTGGCGCCATCTGAAGGAGGTCCGGCTGGATCAGGGACCGCTGGAGCGGGAGGACGCGGTAGCCGAACTGCATCGCTGGGCCCGTGAGCAGGGGGTCGAGCCGCCGGAGCAGTAG